Sequence from the Hamadaea flava genome:
ATGCGCGACAACTCGAAGAGGTCGTCGACCAGCCGGGCCATCCGGTCGGCTTCCATGCGCAGCCGGTGGTGGTACTCCCGCATCGACTCGGCGTCGTCGACCACGCCGTCCTCGAGCGCCTCGGCCATCGCCCGCATCCCGGCCAGCGGCGTACGCAGATCGTGGCTGACCCACGCGATGAGCTGCCGGCGGCTCGCCTCCAGCTCCCGCTCCCGGTGGCGGGCGTCGGCGGCCCACACGGCGGCACGCGCCATGCGGCGGCCCATCCAGAGCCCGATCGCGAGGGACAGCACTCCGGCGATCGGCACCACGATGAGGACGACCTGAAGGTCGTGGCCGGAGATGAACATCTCCTCGGCGACGGCGAGCACACCGGCCGCGACCGCCAGCACCACCACCAGCACCAGTACGCCGACGTTGGCGGTGATGGAGCGTCGCTGCAGGAACCGCAGCGCGATCGCGCCCGGTACGCACACGACCAGCGCGCCGAGCAGCGCGGCCAGCCCGATGAGCAGGACGTCACGCATCGGCCGCCACCGGTTCGTAGCGGTAGCCGATGCCCCACACCGTCTGGATGCGGGCCGGGCTGGCCGGATCCGGCTCGATCTTCTCCCTGAGTCGTCTGATGTGGACGGTCACGGTGGACTGGTCGCCGAAGGTCCAGCCCCAGACCTGGTCCAGCAGCTGCGCCCGTTTCAGGGCGACGCCCGGCTGCGACATGAGCGCGGCGAGCAGATCGAATTCGCGTACGGTCAGCGACAGCGGCATTCCGCCGAGCGCTGCGGTCCGGCGCGCCGGGTCCACCACGAGGTCGCCGTCGCGCAACAAGTCCCGTGGCTGCTGCGGCTGCGCCACCGTACGCCGCAACACCGACTGCACTCGCAGCACCAGTTCCCGTGGCGAGAACGGCTTGGTGACGTAGTCGTCCGCGCCGAGCTGCAGGCCGACGATCCGATCGATCTCCTCGCCCATCGCGGTCAGCATGATGATCGGCAGGTCGGCCGAGGACTGCCGCATCCGCCGGCACACCTCCAGCCCGTCGACGCCGGGCAGCATCAGGTCCAGCACGACCAGGTCCGGCGGGCGGGCGGCGTACGCGGCCAGGGCGGTGTCGCCGTCGGCGGCCAGCTCGACCGTCA
This genomic interval carries:
- a CDS encoding sensor histidine kinase — encoded protein: MRDVLLIGLAALLGALVVCVPGAIALRFLQRRSITANVGVLVLVVVLAVAAGVLAVAEEMFISGHDLQVVLIVVPIAGVLSLAIGLWMGRRMARAAVWAADARHRERELEASRRQLIAWVSHDLRTPLAGMRAMAEALEDGVVDDAESMREYHHRLRMEADRMARLVDDLFELSRIHAGALNLTVADVGLGDVVSDALAAASPIATSRSVRLRTPVHAAWPTVKASERELGRVVANLVLNAVRYTPPDGTVTIDGGRDAAGPWLAVSDTCGGIPEADLDRVFDVAFRGSRARTPDTGAGGGLGLAIVRGLVEAHGGTVAARNAGDGCRFEVRLPA
- a CDS encoding response regulator transcription factor, coding for MTRPGAPSILVVDDDPTVADVVRRYLERAGMTVELAADGDTALAAYAARPPDLVVLDLMLPGVDGLEVCRRMRQSSADLPIIMLTAMGEEIDRIVGLQLGADDYVTKPFSPRELVLRVQSVLRRTVAQPQQPRDLLRDGDLVVDPARRTAALGGMPLSLTVREFDLLAALMSQPGVALKRAQLLDQVWGWTFGDQSTVTVHIRRLREKIEPDPASPARIQTVWGIGYRYEPVAADA